From the Methanofastidiosum sp. genome, the window GATTCTATTTTTGACATATTTTTTGGTTCTTCTGGACAAAGAGGAGGAAGTTACCGCCCACAAAGAGGTAGAGATCTTAAAACAGAGATATCTATAACACTTGAAGAAGCATACACCGGAACAAAAAAATCACTTAAAATGAATAAAGGACTAAAATGTTCTGATTGCCAAGGAACTGGATCAAAAGGAGGTTCTCCTCCAAAAGTTTGTCCTGCATGTGGAGGCACCGGCAGAGTTCAAGCTAGGAGAGATACAGTTTTTGGCACTTTTGCAACAGTCACTGCATGCAATACTTGTGGGGGAAGGGGTAAGGTAATTGTAGAAAAATGCCCTAAATGTAGCGGCATTGGCAGTGTGCGTGGAGAAAAAACAATTAGCATAGACATACCTAAAGGTATTGAAGACGGAAGTACCCTTAGAATATCCCAAGAAGGCGAAATTGGGTCAGTTGGGGCCCCCTCTGGGGATTTATATGTTGAGATCAAAATTATCCCTCATAGCAAATTCAAGAGAGAAGGCCCAGATTTGATATATTCACAACCAATTGGGATAGCTCAAGCTGCATTAGGCTGCTCATTATCCGTACCTACAATTGATGGGAAAGCAAATGTGAAGGTTCCAACAGGAACCCAACCAGAAACTATTTTGAGATTAAAAGGTAAGGGCATGCCTAAAATTAGAGGGTTTGGAACAGGCGATCTTCTCGTAAAAATAAAGATTGAAATCCCAAAGAATTTAACCTCAGAAGAAAAAGACATACTGAAAAAATATGCTCAGGTAAGAAAAGAGAATCTTAATTAATTTATTCTCTCCACTTAATTCTATGAGCATCAAAAATACAATTGTAACATTGAAAGCTATAAAATAGAGTATATACTTACAGATTAACTAATCTTAGATAATAATAACCTATAAATAGTACAGCAATCAATTGTTATATATATATGGGGGAGAAGAATGACCTATCTTAGAGAGAACATTGGCCCTAATGGAAAAAAAACAAGTCCTAGATTACTAGAAGGGTTGAAAAACTTCATTATAGATATTGATGGAGTAATATGTGATGACATACCAAACGAAGAGCCAGAAAGGATGGGATCTGCAAATGAGATTCCAAATGCTAAATTAACTATTAATAAATGGTACGATGAAGGTCACATCATTACATTTTTTACCTCTAGAACAGAAAAAGAGAGAGATGTAACGGTCAAATGGTTAAAAGAACATGAAATCAAATACCATAACATTATTTTTGGTAAACCTAGGGGTGGAAATTATCACTATATTGACGATAAAGACATAAGAGCGACAAGATTTGAAGGTAAATTTGGGGAGTTTGTTAAAAAAACTAAAGAAATACAAGTTTTTGAATAAATTCTTAAAAATATTTTACATTGTACATTTAGAACCTTGGTTCAGCGGTTAATTAGATAACAGAGAATTCCTTGAATATGTTAATTATAAAAGCAAATAAATTTCCTTAGTTTAATATAAAATATGAAAAAAATATTTTTTTTTGTTCTATTCTTTTTGTATCATTATTATTTTATCTTATAGATTACCCAAATATAGTTATAACTAAAATATTCCATAGTTCTTATAAAATAATCTGAATAAAAATAAATAATAGAGATTAATTGTATCCTTTTTTATATCGATCATAGTTAGAAATATTTTTATATTCTTGTTTCATAAGTACTTATATGAGTTATGAGAGTGATTTGAATTTCTATTTTTTTAATAGTTTAACTAAAAGAATAGATAAGCTAGATATACCTAAATCAAAAGAAATTAAAATGTTCACATGTGGCCCTTCAATTTACCGAAAACCACATATTGGAAATTATAGAACTTTTATATTTGAAGATATACTCCAGAGATATTTGGAATATTTGGGATATAAAGTAACAAGATTGATGAATTTTACCGATATTGAAGATAAAGCAATCGAAGAAGCTAAAGTCAAGGGGACAACTGTAAAAAAATTGACAAAAAAAATAGCAGATATATTTCATGATGAAATAAAACTTCTTAACATTAAGACTCCAACTTACATCGTAAGATCAACAGAAGCGATTGAGGAGACAATTAATATAATTGCAAAACTGGTAGAAAAGGGCTATGCGTATTACTATAAAGAAGATATCTATTTTGATCCTACTAAATTTAAAAATTTTGGAAAACTGTATGGTCTCGACATGACTAAATGGCCAAAAAAGAAGATTCGATTTAAAAGAGATAATTATTCAAATAATGTATGGAATTTAGGTGACTTTATTCTATGGCATTCCTGTAAAGATGAAGCCTATCCATGTTGGGATGCGCCAATAGGGAGGGGGTGGCCAGCATGGAATGCTCAAGACCCAGGGATTATTATGCATTCATTAGGGGCTAAAGTTGATATCTGTTGTGGCGGTATTGATAACAGATTAATGCACCATGACTATAATATTGCTATAATGGAAAGCTGCTCTGGAGAAGATTTTTGCCCTTATTGGTTACATGGTCATCATCTTTTTGTAAATGGAAAAAAGATGTCAAAAAGAAAAAATAATATTCTGTATGTTGAAGATCTTATAAAAAATGGTTATTCAATCAAAGAAATACGATTCTTTTTGATATATTCTCACTATCGTGAAAAAATGAATTTTACTTTTTACAAATTTGATAGAACTTCAATAAAACTTGATGAATTTGTAAGAATGATTAATCACATTGTAACAATGAAAAACATTGAATATTCTTCGCCTACAGTGTCAAGATTAATAGACGAGTTATCTAATGCCTTTGAAGAAAATATGGGAAATGACTTAAATGTAAAAAAAGCTTTTGACAATGTTTATGTGATTATCAAGAAATTATATGCCTATAAACAGAAAGGGACGATTAGTGATAAAGATTCTGAACTTATTTCAAATAAAATGCTAAAAATAGATGAGGTACTACAAGTAATATTTACCAATCAGTAGTGATCTTTATGATAAGAAAATCTTTACTATTAAGAATTTTTGATTCTGCTTATATGCAAAGATGGAATGACAAAATAAGGCCTCTAGAACTTGTAGAACTTGATAAACAGGGACATAAGATGATAATTGCCTATGTCTTGGGCAAGTACGAAGAAAAAAAGAGCGATTTCAGCTGGATAGACATAATAGAAGGAGGCATATTTGAACTTCTGCAAAGAATAGTTATTACGGACCTTAAGCCGACAATTCTCTATGAATTTAAAAAAGATGAAGACAAATACAGAAAATTAAATCAGTGGGTATTTAAAGAGCTAGAACCAGTAATATCTCCTTTAGGCACAGATTTTTCAGAGAGATTTAGGGCATACTTTAATGATAGCGACGATACATTAAATAAAAGAGTTCTTAGCGGCGCTCACTTTTATGCAACTAGGTGGGAATTTGACATAATTAAACAGTTGAATACACATGATTACGAAATGATTGGAATTGAGCGTGATCTACAACAAAAACAGAACAGATATTATGACCTTGAAGGCATAAAAGCTGGAGCTTATACCAAATTCGGGAGATTTATTAGTTTTGCTGGTCAACTTAGATTTCAGGCTAGATGGGCCCATGTACACAGAGTTCCAAAAACATCTGTATTGGGACATATGATGTTTGTTGCTATCCTATCCTACCTTTTCTCCCTTGAAATAGATGCATGTGAGAAGAGAAGAGTGAATAATTTTTTTACCGGACTTTTTCATGATTTGCCCGAAGTCCTAACAAAGGACATACATTCCCCTTTAAAAAGATCCGTTGAAGGATTAGAGGGATTAATCAAGGGTTATGAAAAGGAGCAGATGGAAGAGAAAGTCTATCCTTTGATCCCAAAAGACTGGCATGATCAGCTTAGGATGTTTACTGAAAATGAATTTGAGAATATCATTCACAATAAAGGAAAGCCCAAGATA encodes:
- a CDS encoding HD domain-containing protein, which translates into the protein MIRKSLLLRIFDSAYMQRWNDKIRPLELVELDKQGHKMIIAYVLGKYEEKKSDFSWIDIIEGGIFELLQRIVITDLKPTILYEFKKDEDKYRKLNQWVFKELEPVISPLGTDFSERFRAYFNDSDDTLNKRVLSGAHFYATRWEFDIIKQLNTHDYEMIGIERDLQQKQNRYYDLEGIKAGAYTKFGRFISFAGQLRFQARWAHVHRVPKTSVLGHMMFVAILSYLFSLEIDACEKRRVNNFFTGLFHDLPEVLTKDIHSPLKRSVEGLEGLIKGYEKEQMEEKVYPLIPKDWHDQLRMFTENEFENIIHNKGKPKIIYEDIESEFNFDKYSPRDGKLIKAIDKISAFIEAYEAIKNGSASPELHKARWSLKFESEKNPINSGINFGEIYADFD
- a CDS encoding class I tRNA ligase family protein, encoding MSYESDLNFYFFNSLTKRIDKLDIPKSKEIKMFTCGPSIYRKPHIGNYRTFIFEDILQRYLEYLGYKVTRLMNFTDIEDKAIEEAKVKGTTVKKLTKKIADIFHDEIKLLNIKTPTYIVRSTEAIEETINIIAKLVEKGYAYYYKEDIYFDPTKFKNFGKLYGLDMTKWPKKKIRFKRDNYSNNVWNLGDFILWHSCKDEAYPCWDAPIGRGWPAWNAQDPGIIMHSLGAKVDICCGGIDNRLMHHDYNIAIMESCSGEDFCPYWLHGHHLFVNGKKMSKRKNNILYVEDLIKNGYSIKEIRFFLIYSHYREKMNFTFYKFDRTSIKLDEFVRMINHIVTMKNIEYSSPTVSRLIDELSNAFEENMGNDLNVKKAFDNVYVIIKKLYAYKQKGTISDKDSELISNKMLKIDEVLQVIFTNQ
- a CDS encoding phosphoheptose isomerase, whose amino-acid sequence is MTYLRENIGPNGKKTSPRLLEGLKNFIIDIDGVICDDIPNEEPERMGSANEIPNAKLTINKWYDEGHIITFFTSRTEKERDVTVKWLKEHEIKYHNIIFGKPRGGNYHYIDDKDIRATRFEGKFGEFVKKTKEIQVFE
- the dnaJ gene encoding molecular chaperone DnaJ; the encoded protein is MTKRDYYEILEINKNASDDEIKKSYRRLAKKYHPDLNKGDKAAEEKFKEISEAYEILMDKNKKANYDKYGHAGVNNQFGREGFEWSNFTHFSDLEDIFGGGFGGGGFGDSIFDIFFGSSGQRGGSYRPQRGRDLKTEISITLEEAYTGTKKSLKMNKGLKCSDCQGTGSKGGSPPKVCPACGGTGRVQARRDTVFGTFATVTACNTCGGRGKVIVEKCPKCSGIGSVRGEKTISIDIPKGIEDGSTLRISQEGEIGSVGAPSGDLYVEIKIIPHSKFKREGPDLIYSQPIGIAQAALGCSLSVPTIDGKANVKVPTGTQPETILRLKGKGMPKIRGFGTGDLLVKIKIEIPKNLTSEEKDILKKYAQVRKENLN